Sequence from the Bacillus thermozeamaize genome:
GACTTTTCGTTCCAACCCGGCATGGATGAACGACTCATCCGGGAGCTTGCCAGTCTTTCGTTCATCGGCAGGCAGGAAAACGTCCTGTTTTTGGGTCCGCCCGGAGTGGGCAAGACCCATCTGGCGATTGCCATCGCCATGGAGGCCATTGGACAAGGAGTGCCGGTATATTTCGTTTCGCTTGCCCAACTTGTGGGCGATTTGCGGAAGGCGTATGAGGAGAATCGGCTGGACAAGCGGATGAGGGTGTACCTGAGACCGCGCCTTCTGGTGGTGGATGAAGTGGGATATTTGCCCCTGGATCCGCTTGCGGCGAACCTGTTTTTCCAGTTGGTGTCGGCCCGCTATGAGAAGGGCAGCATGATCCTGACAAGCAACAAGAGCATTGGCGAGT
This genomic interval carries:
- a CDS encoding AAA family ATPase encodes the protein MIELEQARHRLEELGLGQAAQALDAILEAASYGQSTYLSFLNELLEAELQERQRRNVEVRMKLAHLPYRRTLNEFDFSFQPGMDERLIRELASLSFIGRQENVLFLGPPGVGKTHLAIAIAMEAIGQGVPVYFVSLAQLVGDLRKAYEENRLDKRMRVYLRPRLLVVDEVGYLPLDPLAANLFFQLVSARYEKGSMILTSNKSIGEWGELMGDPVLATAVLDRLLHHCHVINIRGNSYRLKDK